Proteins found in one Leptospira terpstrae serovar Hualin str. LT 11-33 = ATCC 700639 genomic segment:
- the trmB gene encoding tRNA (guanine(46)-N(7))-methyltransferase TrmB, translating into MLVSPEIQEKLWKFTTKTSYQSDYLLQPKDRGKKIDLKKSFPETIQNFVLELGSGWGEVAIELANGDRQTGYLLMEKKVNRIIHTEKQRKTLGLENIRYMTVNFQWFFDELLEKEIFDTIIINFPDPWPKKKHRKNRLMQPDMLEQIYDLLKPGGRLLFATDYGPYARRTISLFRKFPKLVWEKKEYEFERPGFPVSFFETEKRNEGKRIYYLNRVKLK; encoded by the coding sequence TTGTTAGTTAGCCCAGAAATCCAAGAAAAACTTTGGAAGTTTACTACCAAGACTTCCTATCAATCAGACTATCTCCTGCAACCTAAAGACCGCGGAAAAAAAATCGATCTAAAAAAATCTTTCCCGGAAACCATACAAAACTTTGTTTTAGAACTTGGATCGGGATGGGGGGAAGTTGCCATCGAACTGGCTAATGGCGACCGCCAAACAGGTTACCTACTCATGGAAAAGAAGGTAAACCGAATCATTCATACCGAAAAACAACGAAAAACGCTAGGCCTAGAAAATATCCGTTATATGACCGTTAACTTCCAGTGGTTTTTTGATGAACTATTGGAGAAAGAAATTTTTGACACTATTATCATCAACTTTCCTGACCCATGGCCTAAGAAAAAACACCGTAAAAACAGACTGATGCAACCAGATATGCTCGAACAGATTTATGATTTGTTAAAACCAGGCGGGAGATTGTTATTTGCGACCGACTACGGCCCTTATGCGAGACGGACCATATCCCTATTTCGAAAATTTCCTAAATTAGTTTGGGAGAAAAAAGAATATGAATTTGAAAGACCAGGTTTCCCAGTTTCCTTTTTCGAAACTGAAAAAAGAAATGAAGGGAAACGAATTTATTATCTAAACCGAGTCAAACTTAAGTAA
- a CDS encoding NADP-dependent isocitrate dehydrogenase, with the protein MGKIKVKTPLVELDGDEMTRIIWKEIKDRFIHPYLDITLEYYDLGVEYRDKTDDQVTVDSANAIKKHGVGVKCATITPNADRVKEYNLKQEWKSPNGTIRAILDGTVFRKPIIIKNIPAAVNSWKKPIAIGRHAYGDIYRDVEILVDGPGKVELVYTDASGKEKQRLLVNEFKGAGVALAMHNLDESIKSFAKACFTYALSEKISIWFATKDTISKKYHARFRDIFDNMAKEQDAAMKAAGITYSYYLIDDAVAQIMKNEGGQLWALMNYDGDVMSDMVASGFGSLGLMTSVLVSPDGKYEYEAAHGTVTRHYRKYQKGETTSTNSVASIFAWTGALAKRGELDGTPDVVNFALKLEEAIIETIEGGEMTKDLLSLSTAAKKTELDTFQFMEAVQKRLDSKLK; encoded by the coding sequence ATGGGAAAAATTAAAGTAAAAACACCGCTTGTTGAGTTAGACGGCGATGAAATGACAAGAATTATCTGGAAAGAAATTAAAGATCGTTTCATCCACCCTTATTTAGACATCACTTTAGAATATTACGACTTAGGCGTTGAATACCGTGATAAAACAGATGACCAAGTCACTGTAGATTCTGCAAATGCGATCAAAAAACATGGCGTAGGTGTTAAATGTGCAACCATCACTCCGAACGCAGACCGCGTAAAAGAATACAACTTAAAACAAGAATGGAAATCACCTAACGGAACCATCCGTGCCATCTTAGATGGAACAGTATTCCGTAAACCTATCATCATTAAAAATATTCCAGCAGCTGTTAACTCTTGGAAAAAACCAATTGCGATTGGAAGACATGCCTATGGCGATATCTACCGTGATGTGGAAATCCTTGTGGATGGTCCAGGAAAAGTAGAACTAGTTTATACAGATGCATCTGGAAAAGAAAAACAAAGACTACTCGTAAATGAATTCAAAGGTGCTGGTGTGGCTCTTGCTATGCACAACCTAGATGAATCGATTAAATCTTTTGCCAAAGCTTGTTTTACTTATGCTTTGTCTGAAAAAATCAGCATCTGGTTTGCAACGAAAGATACAATCTCTAAAAAGTATCATGCTCGTTTCCGTGATATCTTTGATAACATGGCAAAAGAACAAGATGCTGCTATGAAGGCTGCTGGGATTACTTATAGTTACTACCTTATCGATGATGCTGTTGCACAGATCATGAAAAACGAAGGTGGCCAACTTTGGGCCCTTATGAACTACGACGGTGACGTTATGAGTGATATGGTTGCTTCTGGATTTGGTTCCCTTGGTCTTATGACTTCAGTTCTAGTATCTCCCGATGGAAAGTATGAGTATGAAGCGGCACACGGAACTGTGACTCGCCACTACCGTAAATACCAAAAAGGCGAAACTACTTCGACAAACTCTGTTGCTTCCATTTTTGCTTGGACAGGAGCTCTTGCGAAACGTGGGGAACTTGACGGAACTCCTGATGTAGTGAACTTTGCTTTGAAATTGGAAGAAGCCATCATTGAAACCATTGAAGGTGGTGAGATGACTAAAGACTTACTTTCTCTTTCTACAGCTGCTAAAAAAACAGAACTTGATACTTTCCAATTTATGGAAGCTGTACAAAAACGTTTGGATTCTAAACTAAAATAA
- a CDS encoding tetratricopeptide repeat protein: MRQLSFLLITVVFFVGCQSRDFKPVSVKDSVVEKSEVSDRQKIEEARELVAEGSNEFQKGNMDVALEKAKSSIQTFELIDGYSLLGASYYQLGDYENAKLAYEKGKNLEPKNEKLLIGLGTVQSTLGENEEALATYQTLSQLKPEETIYTYKTGLLLKNLGRYQESLVVLKPLETKPEFPYPIELLNQLGDLCLELKRYEEAEAYFARAEKLNPELKTAKDAKLSTKIASLIQRGNDFLAKKNYAEATSEFKKATELQPQNGSVWSFLGNAQLLGGKLKESEDSFKKSISLSDTNPNAYVGLCNVYIQTHNYSDCLKTSKQAVQKIPKNAEIRNKQGICEWKWGETKKATLSFQDAASWDPNFFEPKLNLAYVLIDSGRFDEALDVLKKAESHPKAKKEEIRKAKILAESQKFIADGDVFLRQGKRKQAFDEYGKAMGVNPENPAAQNSFGRAYFAFGEYKKSESSFLEAYRMDATNPGALQGLARVYAKTGESKKEKEYIKKLEILSATDPFSAITLGRIAEDASKWDEAESIYMGLKKKFPNNDAVDYRLGSLYYKRAVEENSKENYSRANEFIQKSKKYTKDIPELIETEKTVAENSRFAEILPFVKEGNSLFNRKKYIEAVSPYQKAYDRVPKASLLVKIAECYIEKGEEEKGLSILENAVRTNKENAISFKEGIYSFYYKKGELKRAEDGFYDILREKPDSYYAYYMLGLVTMKRKNYEAAIGEFDRSILVNPNFAPSNVAKGLAFYKLNQMDNAKREFEKARVKDSEFGLSSYNLAIAYFNEDLTKESKSILESIRKSDPDFMDGEIQLAYIYFKENKLEEAEKIIDRVLKEEPSAEALFAQFRILDAKQKQSPSDKVKAKRNQVKEKILREYGETKYARLLPSDALDDEPLHVTDLNLSGTPVSTPIVYPNRIIVNYGTALVGYDRITKELVWKQYTSSPYQLLVAGKELVGISNDTATKIYPESGKTSFKKQILVGWKVKQGSAEGNGFLLLLEKEKGNDRKIVRTNPNLEIEEEWNGNDFLNFSHTSEGKLFVLRDLKKEFQIQVFSIGASSNSDKDKKVSNPIVKKDTKESAQILGCLEDTCLVQLGNQIYQGTEKAKLYSLGNTDTIRSVVKNPESLLLNTENTAYLWKGGSKWKDSYSIEGDFYYPLDGLVVEGRSKELLLIKGREKTPVPWKGDRDGLRISTVTVD, from the coding sequence ATGAGACAACTTAGTTTTTTATTAATTACCGTCGTTTTTTTTGTAGGTTGCCAATCACGAGACTTTAAACCCGTTTCCGTAAAGGATTCTGTGGTAGAAAAATCGGAAGTATCGGATCGGCAGAAAATTGAAGAAGCAAGGGAACTTGTCGCAGAAGGAAGTAACGAATTCCAAAAAGGAAATATGGATGTTGCTTTAGAAAAAGCAAAGTCCTCCATTCAAACTTTTGAACTTATAGATGGTTATTCTCTTCTTGGGGCGTCTTATTACCAGTTAGGTGATTATGAGAATGCAAAACTTGCTTATGAAAAAGGCAAAAACTTAGAACCCAAAAATGAAAAACTGCTGATTGGCCTTGGAACCGTTCAATCTACACTAGGAGAAAACGAGGAAGCCCTCGCTACTTACCAAACTCTAAGCCAATTAAAACCCGAAGAAACCATTTATACTTATAAAACAGGATTACTTTTAAAAAACTTGGGTCGTTACCAAGAAAGCCTTGTGGTTCTAAAACCTTTGGAAACAAAACCAGAATTTCCATATCCTATCGAATTGTTAAATCAATTAGGGGATCTTTGTTTAGAGCTAAAGAGATATGAGGAAGCAGAAGCTTACTTCGCAAGAGCGGAAAAACTCAATCCTGAATTAAAAACTGCAAAAGATGCAAAACTTTCCACAAAAATAGCATCTCTCATCCAACGCGGGAATGATTTTTTGGCAAAAAAGAATTATGCAGAGGCAACATCAGAATTCAAAAAAGCCACTGAGTTACAGCCACAAAATGGTTCTGTATGGTCTTTTCTTGGTAACGCGCAGTTACTTGGTGGAAAACTAAAAGAAAGTGAGGATAGTTTTAAAAAATCAATTTCTCTTTCTGACACAAATCCCAATGCATATGTGGGTTTGTGTAATGTCTACATTCAAACGCATAATTATTCTGATTGTTTAAAAACATCCAAACAAGCCGTACAAAAAATTCCTAAAAATGCAGAGATACGCAACAAACAAGGGATATGCGAATGGAAATGGGGTGAAACTAAAAAAGCAACGCTTAGTTTCCAAGATGCAGCTTCATGGGATCCCAATTTTTTTGAACCAAAACTCAACTTAGCCTATGTGTTGATTGATTCTGGCCGGTTTGATGAAGCCTTGGATGTATTAAAAAAAGCAGAGTCTCATCCCAAGGCCAAAAAAGAAGAGATTCGTAAGGCAAAGATACTCGCAGAATCACAAAAGTTTATTGCTGATGGAGATGTTTTTCTACGCCAAGGCAAACGCAAACAAGCATTTGATGAATACGGAAAAGCAATGGGTGTGAACCCAGAAAATCCGGCGGCACAAAATTCATTTGGCCGGGCTTATTTTGCCTTTGGTGAATACAAAAAATCAGAAAGTTCCTTTTTGGAAGCCTACCGAATGGATGCCACCAACCCTGGCGCCTTGCAAGGGTTAGCTCGAGTATATGCAAAAACTGGTGAATCCAAAAAAGAAAAAGAATACATCAAAAAACTAGAAATTCTTTCTGCTACAGATCCTTTTAGTGCAATCACTTTAGGTCGAATCGCAGAAGATGCAAGCAAGTGGGATGAAGCTGAGTCCATTTATATGGGACTAAAGAAAAAATTCCCGAACAATGATGCTGTTGATTACCGATTGGGAAGTTTGTATTACAAACGAGCCGTAGAGGAAAATTCTAAAGAAAACTACTCTCGAGCCAATGAGTTCATTCAAAAGTCAAAAAAGTATACAAAAGACATTCCTGAACTGATTGAAACGGAAAAGACAGTAGCGGAAAACTCTCGTTTTGCGGAGATTTTGCCTTTTGTGAAAGAAGGAAATTCTCTATTCAATCGTAAAAAATACATTGAGGCAGTATCCCCATACCAAAAGGCATACGATCGAGTTCCTAAAGCTTCCTTACTTGTAAAAATTGCAGAATGTTATATTGAAAAAGGTGAGGAAGAAAAAGGCCTTTCCATTTTGGAAAATGCGGTTCGCACCAACAAAGAAAATGCAATTTCTTTTAAGGAAGGAATCTACTCTTTTTATTATAAAAAAGGTGAGTTAAAACGAGCAGAAGACGGATTCTACGACATCCTAAGAGAAAAACCGGATTCCTATTACGCATACTATATGTTAGGTCTTGTGACCATGAAACGTAAAAATTACGAAGCCGCCATTGGAGAATTTGATCGTTCTATTTTAGTGAATCCAAATTTTGCACCAAGTAACGTGGCCAAAGGTTTGGCATTTTACAAACTAAACCAAATGGACAATGCAAAACGTGAATTTGAAAAAGCACGAGTGAAAGATTCTGAATTTGGACTTTCTTCTTATAACTTAGCGATTGCTTATTTCAATGAAGACCTGACAAAAGAATCAAAATCCATTTTAGAATCCATTCGCAAATCTGATCCTGATTTTATGGATGGTGAGATCCAATTAGCTTACATCTACTTCAAAGAAAACAAATTGGAAGAAGCAGAGAAGATCATTGATCGAGTATTGAAAGAAGAACCTTCTGCGGAAGCTTTGTTTGCACAGTTTCGTATTTTAGATGCCAAACAAAAACAATCTCCTTCTGATAAAGTAAAAGCGAAAAGAAATCAAGTAAAAGAGAAAATTTTACGGGAATACGGCGAAACTAAATATGCAAGACTCCTTCCTTCCGATGCGTTAGATGATGAACCACTACACGTGACAGATCTCAATCTTTCAGGAACTCCAGTTTCTACACCCATTGTGTATCCCAACCGGATCATCGTAAATTATGGAACTGCCCTAGTGGGTTATGATAGAATTACCAAGGAACTGGTTTGGAAACAATACACATCTTCTCCTTATCAGTTGTTAGTCGCTGGTAAAGAACTTGTTGGAATCTCTAACGATACAGCCACGAAGATCTATCCAGAATCGGGTAAAACTAGCTTCAAAAAACAAATTCTTGTCGGTTGGAAAGTCAAACAAGGTTCTGCAGAAGGGAATGGATTTTTACTTCTTTTGGAAAAAGAAAAAGGTAATGATCGTAAGATTGTAAGAACCAACCCTAATTTGGAAATTGAGGAAGAATGGAATGGAAACGATTTTTTGAATTTTTCACATACTTCAGAAGGAAAACTTTTTGTCTTACGAGATTTAAAGAAAGAATTCCAAATCCAAGTGTTTTCCATCGGAGCTAGTTCCAATTCCGATAAAGACAAAAAGGTATCGAATCCTATTGTGAAAAAAGATACAAAAGAATCTGCTCAGATTCTCGGATGTTTAGAAGACACTTGTTTAGTTCAATTGGGCAATCAAATCTACCAAGGAACTGAAAAGGCAAAGTTGTATTCTTTAGGTAATACAGATACCATTCGCTCGGTTGTCAAAAATCCAGAGTCATTGCTTCTTAATACTGAAAATACCGCCTATCTTTGGAAAGGTGGCTCTAAGTGGAAAGATTCTTATTCCATCGAAGGGGATTTTTATTATCCATTGGATGGACTTGTCGTAGAAGGTAGGTCAAAAGAATTACTCCTCATCAAAGGTCGGGAGAAAACTCCTGTTCCTTGGAAGGGAGACCGGGATGGCCTTCGCATTAGTACAGTCACTGTAGATTGA
- a CDS encoding MBL fold metallo-hydrolase, whose product MKITLFGVRGSLPTPISKPEQREKTLKILQMAKEEWRKDPAGFSEEEFLNHLPIPLSQDLGGNTTCVFIEGDGGEKVILDMGTGLRVLGNQMAPQAFSGEEMDIHILVSHTHWDHIQGWPFFKPGYSPSCNIHFYSCIENLEERLVRQQHPENFPITFQQMASKKHFHLWKEFESYMLGGLKIIPFGLRHPGSCTGYRIREGNKIFLFCTDVEYREEDREHLIKMKPQIAGADLIIIDAQYSTAEAEKKLGWGHTAVSKAVEFAEMMEIRSVVLTHHEPDHTDHEVARIILDEARLIKPGGMQVHIAHEGQKFIL is encoded by the coding sequence ATGAAAATAACTCTTTTTGGTGTTCGAGGTTCTCTCCCCACACCGATTTCTAAACCAGAACAACGTGAGAAAACACTAAAGATTCTCCAAATGGCCAAAGAAGAGTGGCGTAAGGATCCAGCCGGATTCTCAGAAGAGGAATTTTTAAATCACTTACCGATTCCCTTATCACAAGATCTAGGTGGAAATACTACTTGTGTGTTCATTGAAGGAGACGGGGGAGAAAAAGTTATTTTAGATATGGGGACAGGTCTTCGTGTCCTTGGTAACCAGATGGCACCGCAGGCATTTAGCGGAGAAGAAATGGATATTCATATTCTTGTTTCTCACACTCATTGGGATCATATCCAAGGTTGGCCTTTTTTTAAACCGGGTTATTCTCCCTCTTGTAATATTCACTTTTACTCATGTATTGAAAATTTAGAAGAAAGACTGGTTCGCCAACAACATCCTGAAAACTTTCCGATTACTTTTCAACAAATGGCATCCAAAAAACATTTTCATCTTTGGAAAGAATTCGAATCTTATATGTTAGGTGGACTTAAAATTATCCCTTTTGGACTTCGCCATCCAGGTTCTTGTACGGGATATCGAATTCGCGAAGGAAATAAAATTTTTCTATTTTGTACAGACGTAGAATATCGTGAAGAAGACAGGGAACATTTAATCAAAATGAAACCTCAAATTGCTGGAGCGGATCTTATTATCATCGATGCACAGTATAGCACTGCTGAGGCGGAAAAAAAATTAGGTTGGGGACATACGGCAGTCAGTAAAGCAGTAGAGTTTGCGGAAATGATGGAAATTCGTTCAGTTGTTCTCACACACCATGAACCAGATCACACGGATCATGAAGTAGCTCGAATCATTTTAGATGAAGCTAGACTAATCAAACCAGGTGGAATGCAAGTGCACATTGCTCATGAAGGACAAAAGTTTATCCTGTAG
- a CDS encoding LIC_13246 family protein — protein MKETEVSWRELMTKKEEFLHILRILNHYYEMRGETKSKQFAFRRSLADSPPESVQIFFSKLGPFEYQVACRILPEEQIETWIHIDGIAEERERLGQIGNTEHPVFSLVCLGDLFAISLPSTVSI, from the coding sequence ATGAAAGAAACTGAAGTTTCCTGGCGTGAACTTATGACAAAAAAAGAAGAATTCTTACATATCTTACGAATTCTGAACCACTACTACGAAATGAGAGGGGAAACCAAGTCCAAACAGTTTGCCTTCCGCCGCAGTTTAGCCGACTCACCACCCGAATCGGTTCAAATTTTCTTCTCCAAATTAGGGCCTTTTGAATACCAGGTTGCCTGTCGCATCCTTCCAGAAGAACAAATAGAAACCTGGATCCATATCGACGGAATCGCCGAAGAGAGAGAACGGCTTGGACAAATTGGCAATACAGAACATCCAGTGTTTTCGCTCGTTTGTCTCGGAGATTTGTTTGCCATTTCACTTCCCAGCACGGTTTCCATTTAA